The following are encoded together in the Phenylobacterium sp. NIBR 498073 genome:
- a CDS encoding oxidoreductase has product MIRSRFGAFTPARVVAGDHDLSGRNVIVTGGASGIGYETAKALAAAGADVMLAVRDRSAGEKAAVAINEAIGADNVVAGTLDLASLASVGSFVDAWGDQPLDILINNAGVMATPLLRTAEDLELQIGTNHFGHFVLAVGLTRALLNAAEDERTARVVALSSIGHRRSDIHWDDPNYLSRPYDKWEAYGQSKTANSLFAVGYNARFEEHGITANAVMPGGIMTPLQRYLPKEEMVAMGWMDEEGNVREGFKTPEQGASTSVWAAVGEELEGIGGLYLEDCAEAPPWNKDNPMKGVMPYAIDPDAADRLWALSEEITGVTA; this is encoded by the coding sequence ATGATCCGCTCCCGCTTCGGCGCCTTCACCCCCGCCCGCGTGGTGGCCGGTGACCACGATCTCTCCGGCCGCAACGTCATCGTCACCGGCGGGGCGAGCGGCATCGGCTACGAGACGGCCAAGGCGCTGGCCGCGGCGGGGGCGGACGTCATGCTGGCGGTCCGCGACCGTTCGGCCGGCGAGAAGGCGGCCGTGGCCATCAACGAGGCGATCGGGGCCGACAATGTCGTGGCCGGGACGCTGGACCTGGCCAGCCTGGCGAGCGTCGGCTCGTTCGTCGACGCCTGGGGCGACCAGCCGCTGGACATCCTGATCAACAACGCCGGGGTGATGGCCACGCCCCTGCTGCGGACCGCCGAGGACCTGGAGCTGCAGATCGGCACCAACCACTTCGGCCACTTCGTGCTGGCGGTGGGGCTGACGCGGGCGCTGCTGAACGCCGCCGAGGACGAGCGCACGGCGCGGGTGGTGGCGCTGTCCTCGATCGGCCACCGGCGCAGCGACATCCATTGGGACGACCCCAACTATCTGAGCCGGCCCTACGACAAGTGGGAGGCCTATGGGCAGTCGAAGACCGCCAACTCGCTGTTCGCGGTCGGCTACAACGCCCGCTTCGAGGAGCACGGCATCACCGCCAACGCGGTGATGCCGGGCGGCATCATGACTCCGCTGCAGCGCTACCTTCCCAAGGAGGAGATGGTGGCGATGGGCTGGATGGACGAGGAGGGCAATGTCCGCGAGGGCTTCAAGACCCCCGAGCAGGGCGCCTCGACCAGCGTCTGGGCCGCGGTCGGCGAGGAGCTGGAGGGGATCGGCGGGCTCTACCTGGAGGACTGCGCCGAGGCGCCGCCCTGGAACAAGGACAACCCGATGAAGGGCGTGATGCCCTACGCCATCGATCCTGACGCCGCCGACCGGCTGTGGGCGCTGTCGGAAGAGATCACGGGAGTGACGGCATGA
- a CDS encoding DUF3147 family protein — MGYLIIKALLSGAIIAAVSEIAKRSPGFGALVASLPLVSILGMMWLWRDTHDVQRMAAHAEGTFWFVLPSLPMFLLIPALLRRGVTFWPALAIGCILTIGLYFAMTWLGPRFGLKL; from the coding sequence GTGGGCTATCTGATCATCAAGGCGCTGCTGTCGGGCGCAATCATCGCGGCGGTGTCCGAGATCGCCAAGCGCAGCCCCGGCTTCGGCGCCCTGGTCGCCTCCCTGCCGCTCGTGTCCATCCTCGGCATGATGTGGCTGTGGCGCGATACCCACGACGTCCAGCGGATGGCCGCCCACGCCGAAGGCACCTTCTGGTTCGTGCTGCCCTCGCTGCCGATGTTCCTGCTGATTCCCGCGCTGCTGCGCCGCGGCGTGACCTTCTGGCCGGCCCTCGCCATCGGCTGCATCCTGACCATCGGCCTCTACTTCGCGATGACCTGGCTCGGCCCAAGATTCGGCCTGAAGCTCTAG
- a CDS encoding enoyl-CoA hydratase-related protein translates to MSDHILIEKSGGVLTLTMNRPDKKNALTRAMYQALGDAIDQAEFDKDVRCVLIQANGDMFTAGNDISDFAAVNAGESSANEARRGGNPLLAALARAKTPLIAAVNGRAVGVGTTMLLHCDLVYVAENALLTTPFVNLALVPEAASSITLPSRIGHARAFAMFVLGEAVDAKKAVDWGIANEVVPLDQLRARARAAAEAVAARPPAAVVITKALMRDETALSQRMDEEGTHFAAQLKSAEAKEAFAAFAEKRVPDFSKVS, encoded by the coding sequence ATGTCCGACCATATTCTGATCGAGAAGTCCGGCGGGGTCCTGACCCTGACCATGAACCGTCCCGACAAGAAGAACGCCCTGACCCGGGCGATGTACCAGGCGCTGGGCGACGCCATCGATCAGGCCGAGTTCGACAAGGACGTGCGCTGCGTCCTGATCCAGGCCAACGGCGACATGTTCACCGCCGGCAACGACATCAGCGACTTCGCGGCGGTCAACGCCGGCGAGTCGTCGGCCAACGAGGCGCGGCGCGGCGGCAACCCGCTGCTGGCGGCGCTGGCGCGGGCCAAGACCCCGCTGATCGCGGCGGTGAACGGCCGTGCGGTGGGCGTGGGCACCACCATGCTGCTGCACTGCGACCTGGTCTATGTGGCCGAGAACGCGCTGCTGACCACGCCGTTCGTGAACCTGGCGCTGGTGCCGGAGGCGGCCTCCAGCATCACCCTGCCGAGCCGCATCGGCCATGCGCGGGCGTTTGCGATGTTCGTGCTGGGCGAGGCGGTCGACGCCAAGAAGGCGGTCGATTGGGGTATCGCCAACGAGGTCGTGCCGCTGGACCAGCTGCGCGCCCGGGCCCGCGCCGCCGCCGAGGCCGTCGCCGCCCGCCCGCCGGCCGCGGTGGTGATCACCAAGGCGCTGATGCGCGACGAGACGGCCCTGTCTCAGCGCATGGACGAGGAGGGGACGCACTTCGCCGCCCAGCTGAAGTCCGCCGAGGCCAAGGAGGCGTTCGCCGCCTTCGCCGAGAAGCGCGTTCCCGACTTCAGCAAGGTGTCCTGA
- a CDS encoding TetR family transcriptional regulator gives MKISKAQAQENRERIVGAASTLFRERGFDGVSVGDLSKAAGFTHGGFYNHFASKDALAALALESAFAAMAGHRERARDLAEMLTHYLSQAARKAPGRSCPAAALGGDAGRGSDDVKAAFAGGVEQMIASVEARLPDTPDRRARALGVVTRMAGALMLARAVPDGPLADELLETNLRLAIAEAG, from the coding sequence ATGAAGATCAGCAAGGCGCAGGCGCAGGAAAACCGCGAACGCATCGTCGGGGCGGCCTCGACCCTGTTCCGCGAGCGCGGCTTCGACGGGGTCAGCGTCGGCGACCTCTCCAAGGCGGCCGGCTTCACCCACGGCGGCTTCTACAACCACTTCGCGTCCAAGGACGCCCTGGCCGCCCTGGCGCTGGAAAGCGCCTTCGCCGCCATGGCCGGCCACCGCGAACGCGCCCGCGACCTGGCCGAGATGCTGACCCACTACCTCTCTCAGGCCGCCCGCAAGGCCCCGGGCAGGAGCTGCCCCGCCGCCGCGCTCGGCGGCGACGCCGGCCGTGGATCAGACGATGTGAAGGCCGCCTTCGCCGGCGGCGTCGAGCAGATGATCGCCTCGGTGGAGGCCCGCCTCCCCGACACCCCGGACCGCCGCGCCCGCGCCCTGGGCGTCGTCACCCGCATGGCCGGCGCCCTGATGCTGGCCAGAGCCGTCCCCGACGGCCCGCTGGCCGACGAACTGCTGGAGACCAACCTGCGGCTAGCGATCGCCGAGGCTGGCTAA
- a CDS encoding cation transporter, whose amino-acid sequence MTYEIVHRKAPPPAPEGAACATAGCGCEATAAAVENGSPAFRRAVWIVLALNAGMFGLEVVQGQLAGSMALQADALDFAGDAATYGLSLFALSQSLAFRSKAALVKGVSLALMGVYVLAAALWRTFVDGAPDAVTMGWVGALALSANVISALLLLRFRDGDANVRSVWLCSRNDAIGNVAVLCAAGIVAYTATKWADLAVAAIMASLFLSTATSIIRQARGELRLQAGA is encoded by the coding sequence ATGACCTACGAGATCGTCCACCGCAAGGCGCCGCCGCCCGCCCCCGAAGGGGCCGCCTGCGCCACCGCCGGCTGCGGCTGCGAAGCCACCGCCGCCGCCGTCGAGAACGGCTCTCCCGCCTTCCGCCGCGCCGTCTGGATCGTGCTGGCCTTGAACGCCGGCATGTTCGGCCTCGAGGTGGTCCAGGGCCAGTTGGCCGGCTCCATGGCCCTACAGGCCGACGCCCTCGACTTCGCCGGCGACGCGGCCACCTACGGCCTGTCGCTGTTCGCCCTCTCTCAAAGCCTGGCGTTCCGATCGAAGGCGGCCCTGGTCAAGGGCGTCAGTCTCGCCCTGATGGGCGTCTACGTCCTGGCCGCCGCGCTCTGGCGCACCTTCGTCGACGGCGCGCCCGACGCGGTGACCATGGGCTGGGTCGGTGCCCTGGCGCTCAGCGCCAACGTCATCTCCGCCCTGCTGCTGCTGCGCTTCCGCGACGGCGACGCCAATGTCCGCTCGGTCTGGCTCTGCTCGCGCAACGACGCCATCGGCAATGTCGCCGTGCTCTGCGCCGCCGGCATCGTCGCCTACACGGCCACGAAATGGGCCGACCTGGCGGTCGCCGCGATCATGGCCAGCCTGTTCCTCTCGACCGCCACGTCGATCATCCGGCAAGCTCGCGGCGAACTGAGGCTGCAGGCTGGCGCCTAA
- a CDS encoding NAD(P)-dependent oxidoreductase translates to MSLNGKTLFITGASRGIGLAIALRAARDGANIAIAAKTAEPHKHLPGTIYTAAEEIEKAGGKALPLIVDVRDEASVYEAVEKTAAAFGGIDVCVNNASAIQLTGTLATDMKRYDLMNQVNARGTYLTSKACIPHLKKAANPHVLMLSPPLDMSPKWFQGHVAYTMAKFGMSMCVLGMAEEFREDGIAFNALWPRTGIATAAIQFALAGEEGMKACRTPEIMADAAHAIFEKPSREFTGNFLIDDSFLYAEGERDFDKYRVDPTARLMPDFFVPESSKPPPGVVVG, encoded by the coding sequence ATGAGCCTGAACGGCAAGACGCTCTTCATCACCGGGGCCAGCCGCGGCATCGGCCTGGCCATCGCGCTGCGGGCCGCCAGGGACGGGGCGAACATCGCCATCGCCGCCAAGACCGCCGAGCCGCACAAGCACCTGCCAGGCACGATCTACACCGCCGCCGAGGAGATCGAGAAGGCCGGCGGCAAGGCGCTGCCGCTGATCGTCGACGTCCGCGACGAGGCCAGCGTCTATGAGGCGGTCGAGAAGACCGCCGCTGCGTTTGGCGGGATCGACGTCTGCGTCAATAACGCCTCGGCCATCCAGCTCACCGGCACCCTGGCCACTGACATGAAGCGCTACGACCTGATGAACCAGGTCAATGCGCGCGGCACGTACCTGACGTCGAAGGCCTGCATCCCGCACCTGAAGAAGGCGGCCAATCCGCACGTGCTTATGCTGTCGCCCCCGCTGGACATGAGTCCCAAGTGGTTCCAGGGGCACGTGGCCTACACCATGGCCAAGTTCGGCATGAGCATGTGCGTGCTGGGAATGGCCGAGGAGTTCCGCGAGGACGGGATCGCCTTCAACGCCCTGTGGCCGCGCACCGGCATCGCCACGGCTGCGATCCAATTCGCGCTGGCCGGCGAGGAGGGTATGAAGGCCTGCCGCACGCCGGAGATCATGGCCGATGCTGCCCATGCGATCTTCGAGAAGCCGAGCCGCGAGTTCACCGGCAACTTCCTGATCGACGACAGCTTCCTCTACGCGGAGGGCGAGCGGGACTTCGACAAGTACCGGGTCGATCCGACCGCGCGGCTGATGCCGGACTTCTTCGTGCCCGAGAGCAGCAAGCCGCCGCCGGGCGTGGTGGTGGGGTGA
- a CDS encoding tautomerase family protein, with protein sequence MPLWKIYHPVGAFSLEDKKGLSEAITALYARGLPKFYVGVVFQEVAADSFFIGGESVDNFVRIWIDHIARTMPTAEIRAKFIEMVDVALAPYVRDRGLNWEYHIDETSYELWSIQGYRPPLPGTEDEIRWRAENKPSPVGPREVA encoded by the coding sequence ATGCCGCTATGGAAGATTTATCACCCGGTGGGAGCGTTCAGCCTGGAGGACAAGAAGGGGTTGTCGGAGGCGATCACCGCGCTCTACGCCCGCGGCCTGCCGAAGTTCTATGTCGGGGTGGTGTTCCAGGAAGTGGCCGCCGACTCGTTCTTCATCGGCGGCGAGAGCGTCGACAATTTCGTGCGGATCTGGATCGACCACATCGCCCGGACCATGCCGACGGCGGAGATCCGCGCGAAGTTCATCGAGATGGTCGATGTGGCGCTGGCCCCCTATGTGCGCGACCGGGGGCTGAACTGGGAGTACCACATCGACGAGACGTCGTATGAGCTGTGGTCGATCCAGGGCTACCGGCCGCCCTTGCCGGGGACTGAGGACGAGATCCGCTGGCGGGCGGAAAACAAGCCGAGCCCGGTGGGGCCGCGGGAGGTGGCGTGA
- a CDS encoding helix-turn-helix domain-containing protein: protein MTGDLSIGELSRRAGVKVTTIRFYEGAGLMPKPPRSEGDRRLYDDGHVRRLSFIRHARELGFEMDDLRTLLELSDSPDGSCGPVDEIAGRHLAAVEAKIAKLTALKGELARMLKSCRHGAVAECRVIEALADHSHCGGEH from the coding sequence ATGACGGGCGACCTTTCGATCGGCGAACTTTCGCGCCGGGCTGGCGTGAAAGTGACCACCATCCGCTTCTACGAAGGCGCCGGGCTGATGCCCAAGCCGCCGCGCAGCGAGGGCGACCGGCGGCTCTATGACGATGGGCACGTGCGGCGGCTGAGCTTCATCCGGCACGCCCGCGAGCTGGGCTTCGAGATGGACGACCTGCGCACGCTGCTGGAGCTCAGCGACAGTCCGGACGGGTCGTGCGGGCCGGTCGACGAGATCGCCGGCCGGCACCTGGCCGCGGTCGAGGCGAAGATCGCCAAGCTGACAGCGCTGAAGGGCGAGCTGGCGCGGATGCTGAAGAGCTGCAGGCATGGGGCGGTGGCCGAGTGCCGGGTGATCGAGGCGCTGGCCGACCATTCGCACTGCGGCGGTGAGCACTAA
- a CDS encoding TfoX/Sxy family protein — protein sequence MPVSPDFLDYVLEQLTSLGGITHRRMFGGVGLSRHELFFALIADDVLYFKADAVSVPDFEAAGCEPFKPFGGDKAMSYWTLPLEALEDPDELTAWATRALDAAMRAKVGKKR from the coding sequence ATGCCCGTCTCTCCCGACTTCCTCGACTACGTGCTCGAGCAGCTCACGTCCCTCGGCGGGATCACTCACCGCCGGATGTTCGGCGGCGTCGGCCTCTCGCGCCATGAGCTGTTCTTCGCCCTCATCGCCGACGACGTGCTCTACTTCAAGGCGGACGCGGTCAGCGTCCCCGACTTCGAGGCCGCCGGCTGCGAGCCCTTCAAGCCGTTCGGCGGCGACAAGGCGATGAGCTACTGGACGCTGCCGCTCGAAGCCCTCGAAGACCCCGACGAATTGACCGCCTGGGCCACGCGGGCCCTCGACGCGGCGATGCGCGCCAAGGTCGGGAAGAAGCGCTGA
- a CDS encoding MBL fold metallo-hydrolase: MRDGFEETQEQAARARLSYPFVEGPELGEAVDVAPGVKWLRMPLGGSLAFINVWAIEDGEGWAIVDTGMGGSDTQQTWRKAFAGALGGKPVTRVFVTHMHPDHIGMAGWLTRKFQCRLWISRLEFLMCRSLAADTGREAPAEALDFYRAAGWDDDALEDYRARFGGFGKGLHALPDTFRRLSDGQVVEIGGRPWEVVVGSGHSPEHVCLWQKDLKLFISGDQVLPKISSNVSVFPTEPDGDPLTEWLTTLAAIKDRVDDEVLVLPAHNEPFYGLHARIDHLIGGHERGLARLRKLIAEPKRAVDVFSVLFRRKIDQRVLGMATGESLAHLNCLMTRGEATAQADEAGVIWYRAA; this comes from the coding sequence GAAGAGACGCAGGAACAGGCGGCGAGGGCGCGGCTGAGCTATCCGTTCGTCGAGGGGCCCGAGCTGGGCGAAGCGGTGGACGTCGCGCCGGGGGTGAAGTGGCTGCGGATGCCGCTAGGCGGCTCGCTGGCCTTCATCAACGTCTGGGCGATCGAGGACGGCGAGGGCTGGGCGATCGTCGACACCGGCATGGGCGGATCGGACACCCAGCAGACCTGGCGCAAGGCGTTCGCCGGCGCGCTGGGCGGCAAGCCGGTCACGCGGGTGTTCGTCACCCACATGCACCCCGACCACATCGGCATGGCCGGCTGGCTGACCCGCAAGTTCCAGTGCCGGCTGTGGATCAGCCGGCTGGAGTTCCTGATGTGCCGCTCGCTGGCGGCCGACACCGGCCGCGAGGCGCCGGCCGAGGCGCTGGACTTCTACCGCGCGGCCGGCTGGGACGACGATGCGCTGGAGGACTACCGCGCCCGCTTCGGCGGCTTCGGCAAGGGGCTGCACGCGCTGCCCGACACCTTCCGGCGACTGTCCGACGGCCAGGTGGTGGAGATCGGCGGGCGGCCCTGGGAGGTGGTGGTCGGATCCGGCCATTCCCCTGAGCATGTCTGCCTCTGGCAGAAGGACCTGAAGCTGTTCATCAGCGGCGACCAGGTGCTGCCGAAGATCTCCTCGAACGTCTCGGTGTTCCCGACCGAGCCGGACGGCGACCCGCTGACCGAGTGGCTGACCACCCTGGCGGCGATCAAGGACCGGGTGGACGACGAGGTGCTGGTGCTGCCGGCGCACAACGAGCCGTTCTATGGCCTGCACGCGCGCATCGACCACCTGATCGGCGGCCATGAGCGCGGGCTGGCGCGGCTGCGCAAGCTGATCGCCGAACCGAAGCGGGCGGTCGACGTGTTCTCGGTGCTGTTCCGCCGCAAGATCGACCAGCGGGTGCTGGGCATGGCCACCGGCGAGAGCCTGGCGCACCTCAACTGTCTGATGACCCGCGGCGAGGCGACCGCGCAAGCCGACGAGGCCGGGGTGATCTGGTACCGGGCGGCGTAG
- a CDS encoding GNAT family N-acetyltransferase, whose translation MGQEKTAAAAKVQVRPASPADASLIYGFIRGLAEYEKLLHEVEATQADVEAALFGETPRAFCDIAEADGTPVGFALWFYNYSTFRGRHGIYLEDLFVVPQARGLGAGKALLRRLAQRCQDEGLARLEWSVLDWNAPSIAFYDSLGASAQTEWIVRRLTDGPLKALAES comes from the coding sequence ATGGGCCAGGAGAAGACCGCCGCGGCGGCCAAGGTGCAAGTGCGGCCGGCGAGCCCGGCGGACGCCAGCCTGATCTACGGCTTCATCCGCGGCCTGGCCGAGTACGAAAAGCTGCTGCACGAGGTCGAGGCGACGCAGGCCGATGTCGAGGCGGCGCTGTTCGGGGAGACCCCGCGGGCGTTCTGCGACATCGCCGAGGCCGACGGGACGCCGGTCGGCTTTGCGCTGTGGTTCTACAACTATTCGACCTTCCGCGGCCGGCACGGGATCTATCTGGAGGACCTGTTCGTGGTCCCGCAGGCGCGGGGCCTCGGGGCGGGCAAGGCGCTGCTGCGGCGGCTGGCGCAGCGTTGCCAGGACGAGGGGCTGGCGCGGCTGGAGTGGTCGGTGCTGGACTGGAACGCGCCGTCGATCGCGTTCTACGACTCGCTGGGGGCCAGCGCGCAGACCGAGTGGATCGTGCGGCGGCTGACGGACGGGCCGCTGAAGGCGCTGGCGGAGAGCTAG